The region GTGCCTGATCGCTGAGGAGCCTCCGGCATCCCTCCGGTTCATATCTCTTGATATATAGGTGATCGAGCCGATGTACCTGCTTCAACTTTAATATTAATAACACCACCATCCAAAGTTCCAAACCCTAATGGCAGGACCGCCGCCGGCATGGGGGGCTGCAGGCGGGAGGGACCTCATAAGTGGACTCCCCGACGACCTGCTCCACGAAATCCTCGGCCGCCTCCtatccaccaccgccgccgcgcgCACCAGCGTCCTCGCCCGTCGCTGGCGCCGCGTCTGGgcggacctccccgagctcgtcCTCGGCGACGACCTGATCGGTCACGATTCCTTGTCCCTCGACGCCGTCGACGGCGCGCTTGCCGCCCACCCCGCCGCCCACGTCCACAGCCTCAAGATCACAGTGCTCTACGACACCCCCGCCCACTGCGTCGCGTCGTGGCTGCGCTTCGCCTCACGGCGCCTCGCGGGCGCGCTCTACCTCCACGTGCGCGCACCTCGTTCACCTTATCAGTGGGAGCAATGGCGTGCTCGCAAGACCGCGGTTCTCGAGCTGCCACCGTGCGAGGGAGCGACGAGCATAAAGTTTCTCCTCCACGGAGTAccgcacctcctcctccggccacAACCACCGCCGCCGGGCGGGGCCATGTTCCCGGCGCTGACGGACCTGGAGATCAGCGGGGCCACCATGGAAAGCAGTGCCCTAGGAGCCCTCGTGTCCACGCAGTGCCCGTGCCTGCGGAAGCTCAGGCTGGCGTTGCTCACGCTGGTCGCAGGAGTCTGGAGCACGTGCCCTCGTTTCGTCTTCGCCGACTACGGGCGACATCTCCGGCGGCTGGAAGTCATGCGGTGCTCTGCCATGGCACCTCTGATGCGGTGGTTCGACTCGGTCGACGAGCTGCGACTCGCCTACATTGTGCGTCGCATTCGCATGCATGCATTGACTATTATCGGCTTCTGTCGTCCGGTCGTCGAATCCTTCTAGTAGCAATTAATTCGTTGAGCTATTGGTTCATTTGTCAGGTACCAGAAGACGGATGGAACTGGAAGAGATTCTTGGATGACGCGACCAATACTCTTCCCAAGTGCTCAACCTTGTGGGTATCCTCAACCGGGAATAACCATGGCTTTGTACCAATCGTGCTGCGTCTCCTCAGGAGAGGGAATGACATAAAGAAGCTGTGTATGTCATACACATACATACCCTCTACGGTAAATTTCGAAGTTTACT is a window of Triticum urartu cultivar G1812 unplaced genomic scaffold, Tu2.1 TuUngrouped_contig_10068, whole genome shotgun sequence DNA encoding:
- the LOC125526428 gene encoding uncharacterized protein LOC125526428, yielding MAGPPPAWGAAGGRDLISGLPDDLLHEILGRLLSTTAAARTSVLARRWRRVWADLPELVLGDDLIGHDSLSLDAVDGALAAHPAAHVHSLKITVLYDTPAHCVASWLRFASRRLAGALYLHVRAPRSPYQWEQWRARKTAVLELPPCEGATSIKFLLHGVPHLLLRPQPPPPGGAMFPALTDLEISGATMESSALGALVSTQCPCLRKLRLALLTLVAGVWSTCPRFVFADYGRHLRRLEVMRCSAMAPLMRWFDSVDELRLAYIVPEDGWNWKRFLDDATNTLPKCSTLWVSSTGNNHGFVPIVLRLLRRGNDIKKLCMSYTYIPSTIFGSPMRPCHAPKSSMADNTILDSLEEIEIDYMKGSEDVFVEFLKQLISNIWSMPKLKSVEINMLHSPSSLNDVVHERISAMFPPNISVRSNAFPNGRPHQII